In Paludibaculum fermentans, the genomic stretch GAAGGGCGGCCGCCTGGCGGCGCTGGTGAGTGAATCGATGTGGCGGAACCAGTTTGGGGCCGATCCCGGGCTGATCGGGCAGACCATCACGCTGAGCAAGATGGCCTACACGGTGGTCGGCGTTCTGCCTGCGAGTTTTGATTTCGGAGCGGTGTTTGCGCCGGGCCAGCGGATGGAATTGTTCATTCCTGCCCCGATGGCTGAGATTCGCAACTGGGGCAACACCATCTCGATGTTCGGCCGCCTGAAGCCAGGGGTGACGGTGGCGCAGGCACAGGCGGAAGCCGATGTCCTGTTCCCGCAATTGCGCGAGGCGCACAAGGATTGGTACAGCGACTACGCTTCCACGGTGACCGGCCTGAAGGAGTTTGTGAGCGGCAAGCTGAAGCGGTCGCTGGTGATGCTGTGGTGCGCCGTGGGCCTGATCCTGCTGATTGTCTGCGTGAACCTGTCAAACCTGCAGATGGCGCGAGCGGCCGCGCGGAGCAAGGAGTTCGCCGTGCGTAGTGCGTTGGGTGCGGGCCGCGCGCGGCTTTGCCGCCAGCTATTGACCGAGAGCTTCGTGCTGGCGAGCGCCGGCGGGCTGCTTGGATTGGGGATGGCGTACGGGTTGACGTTTTACTTCGCCCACCAGGATTCCATTGCGCTGCCGTTGTTGAGCAGCGTGACGCTCGACTGGGTAGCGGTGGCCTGGACCATGGGCATCGCGCTGTCGGCCGCACTGGTGTTCGGCCTGGTGCCCGGGCTGCGGTTATACTCCGGCAACGTGCAGGAAGCGCTCAGGAGCAGCGGACAGGGCATGACCACGGGCCGGCGTCATGAGCGCATGCGGTCGACAATGGTCGTTTCCGAGATGGCCTTGGCTTGCGTGCTGCTGATCGGCTCCGGCCTGCTGCTGCGCAGTTTCCTCAAAGTCCTGGATGTCGATCTGGGCTTCCAACCCAGCCGGGCGGCGGTGATCAAGATCGACTTCGATGACGGGGGCAAGCTTGAGCGCCGCGGCCCGATCGTGCAGGAGATCCTGCGCAACATCAAGGAAATACCCGGCGTTGAATCAGCGGGCATCGTGGACATGCTGCCCCTGGGGCGAAACCGCTCGTGGGGCCTGACGGCCAAGGGCATGCAGTATCCGAAAGGCACTGAGATCGGCGCCATCGTGCGGATTGTGACGCCGGGTTATCTCGGGGTGATGGGGATGCGTCTGCGCACCGGCCGGGATTTCACCTGGAGCGATGGACCGAAGAGCGATTCGGTGGTCATCATCAACGAAGCCGCCAGCCGCTATTACTGGCGCGGAGAGGACCCCATGAGCCGGCCGGCCAGCATCAACGGCCGGCAGGCCAAGGTGATCGGAGTGATCGCCGATGTTCGGGAGAACACGCTGGAGGACACGGCGGATCCGGAAATGTACCTGACAACGACCCAGGCCGATCCGGAAGGCGCGGAGTTGGTGATTCGCACCAGCCAGCGGCTGGAGTCGCTGGCGCCCGCCATCATGAGGACGCTGCGAACGCTGAATCCAGGGCAGCCGGCAGCGGAACTGCGGCCGTTGCAGCACATCGTGGATCGCGCCGCGTCGCCTCGCAGGTTCTTCGTCATGCTGGTGACGAGCTTCGCGTTGCTGGGCCTGGTGCTGGCGTCGCTGGGGATTTACGGGGTGATCTCGTATTCGGTCACGCGGCAGACGCAGGAGATCGGCATCCGGATGGCGCTGGGCGCGAGCGGTGGACAGGTGCAGGCCAAAGTGATCGGGAACGCGCTGCGATTGGCCGTGGCGGGTGCGGCGCTGGGTGCGGTGGGTTCCTTCGTCATCGCGCGCTCGATCGCCACGCTGCTCTACGGGACCGAGCCTTCCGATCCATTGACGTTCGTGGGCGTCATCCTCATGCTGTGCAGCGTGGCCTTGGCGGCCGGTTATATTCCGGCACGGCGCGCGTCGCGGATCCATCCCATGACGGCGCTGCGCGAGGGCTGACCGGCCTGGGTGGGGCGCACGGGCGTTGCGGTGAGGATCGCCGCAATGCTGGAATGGTCGAGGCTCCGGCCAGTCTATGTTCTCCATCTGCCTGCCCAGGTCAACAAATTTCAGTTCAGCGGCAGGCCATTGCGCCGGTGTTGTGCGCCTGGCTGCCGTGCTGTTCCTCTGTCTGGAACTAATGGCCCAGCGCAAAGGGCGGCGCTATCCGGCCGGAATCGACGGGGCAGGGAATTCGCTGACCGTGGTCGAGGTCAGCTATCCCAAGCGTGCCCCGAATAATGCCCGGTGCCTGCCGGGCACGGAGTATGTGCTGGAGAAGGCTCATGACGGGCGGGTCGTCTCGGCGGAGACTGTAGTGAGGTTGTGCCAGACGGAGGACCAGGCCGAAATCACTGTGTCGGTAGAGCCAAACAGGATCGAGGTCAATCGCAACGGCGGGACTCAGGCCGGATACTTCAAGATCCACGCCTATCAGTTGTCACCGTGGCGGCCTGTCTCGATGGACGACTGCTCGTTCTATGGCAGCGGCGAGCATACGTTAGAGCAGTGGGACTTCCTGACGTTGCGGGGTGAGGCCTGGTATCGGTCTGCCGAGGGCGAAGAGGTTGGCATTTGCGAAGCCAGTGCCACTCTGCCCCGGTATCTGATCGTGCCCAGTGTTGCCGCCGATGCCGCCGAACTTGAGAAGGGGCGAGGGCGCTTGGGCTCGTGTGCCATGTCGCTGGACTCGAGCGGCAAGCACGGTTTCGTCACCTGGGGTAAGCCGGATCCGCGCGATCCGTTGGAGGTGAAGCTGTTGCAGGCGGGCAAGGGCGTCCTGCTGGCCCAGGTGGTTGATGCGGGACGGACCACGGCACCGGCGCGATCCTGGGTGATGGCCGATCACCTGGAGGTCTGGATGGGCTCCCGGTTGGAGGGAGCGGGCGAGGACGAGGTCTGGCAATTCGGGATCCCGTTGGACGAAGGACCTGTGCAGGTGGGCTACGGCAAGCCACGCCGGCTCCCTGTCGTGCGGCGCTGGAAGGCGAACCTGCCGGATGGACGAGCGGCGACCCTGCTGCGTGTGGAGTTGCCGCCCCAGCCCAACCAATACAGCGATGGATTGACTGTGAGTTACAGCCAGGGCGAACAGGGCCGCGCGCAGAAACGAATGATCGCGACCAGCCGGGTGAAGCGCGGGGTGGGGTCCACGATGGGCAGGAGTGGTTCGGTCCTGATCCACAACTCGGTGGACGATCATGTGACCTGCGGGCTGGTGAACGGTGCGCTGGAGATCACGGGAGCGAAGAAGAAGCCTCTGGTTGTGCCGGAGTTTCCGGTGAACCGCTAGGTCTTCCCGCGTGGGCTTGGGCCGCGCGGGGCCGCCGCCGAAAGTATGATGGGAGCCTGGGTTCATCGCCCGCATTCTCACCACGAAGAGAGCTTACGCCATGCCTGCTTGCCGTTCCGGCCGTGCTGTTCCCCTGTTCTCCGTGCTGGCTATCGCGGCCTGCGCGCTTTCCGCACAGACGGCGGAGCGCCCCGCCTTGCCTCCGCTGCCGGCGCCGATCGGCGTGCCGAAGCCGGGTCCGGTGACCGATGCGCCCTACGCGCCCCAGCCCATCCTGCAGGGCGGTGTCGTGGTGCCGCTGTATCCACCGGGTTCGCCGTTCCTGAAGATGGACCGGGTGCGTGAGGCCGAGCAGTACAACCTCAGCCAGACCGTGCCCGGCCGAATCAACAGCATCGTCAACATCCACAATCCTTCGATTGAAGTACACACGGTGGATCGCAGCATCAATACTGGGGCGGCAGTGATCGTGGTGGCGGGCGGTGGTCACAACACGCTGAATGTCGGCAGCGAGGCGGCGGACTTCGTGCCGTTCTTCTATAACTACGGCATCAATACGGTGATCCTGAGAAACCGGCTGCGGCGTGACGGCTACAATCCGCAGACCGAGGCGGTCTACGACACGCTGCAGGCCATTCGCCTGGTGCGCGCCTACGCGAAGGAGTGGAATCTGGACCCCAACCGGATCGGGGTCATGGGTTTCTCAGCGGGGGCGGAACTGACGGCCGCCGCGGCAGTGCGGTTCGACGAATTCGACAAAGCCAACAATGCGGCGGGCGATCCGCTGGCCGGTATCACGTCCCGGCCGGATTTCGACGGGATCATCTATCCGGGACCTTCGCCCTTCGCGAAGAATCGAGTGGCTCCGGCGATTCCCCGCAATGTCTCGCCGGCGTTCCTGGTGTGCGGCGGTTCGGGCGACCGGGTCCACGCAATCTGGGCCATGGAGTACTACAACGCGATGCTGGCGTTGGGCGTGCCGAACATCGAGATGCACTTGTACGGCAATGGGAGGCATCCGGGCGATCCGCTACCGGACGGAACGCGCATGACCGGCGGGTTGACCGACCGCAATCACACGCCGTTTGGTACATGGCAGTTCCGGTTCATCGACTGGTTCCGAGATTTGGGTTTCCTGCAGAAGCCGGGTGTAGAGACCAAGGCGGCGCACGATGTGGCCGTGTTTGTCACTCAACCTCCCATTGTCGACAGGCCCGCCACCGCGCCGGCCAAACCGTAGCTGTGGAAGCGTTGAACACCCAAGCGGGATTGATGGAGTTTCAGGATTAGGTGCTCTCGCGGGGCACACCGGATTCAATCGCCGGACGATACCGCACCCTGCGTCGAATGCGAAACGGAGGTGTGCCCCGTTTCCGCAAGCACTTCAAAAGGCGGCGTGTGCCAGCCTCCGCTGAACGCACCCGCGTCCGGCAGCTGTCTTGATTTCCACAAGTCGTAGAGCACGGGATAGACGATCAGTTCTATGAGGAAGGACGAGGCGAGTCCGCCGACCATCGGCGCGGCAATGCGCTTCATCACTTCCGATCCTGTCCCCGTGGACCAGAGTACCGGCACCAATCCGATGAACATGGTGGCTACCGTCATGAACTTGGGCCGGATGCGCCGTACGGCTCCGCCTAGAATCGCCTGCCGCAAGTCGCTTCTGGTTCGCAGGCGGCCGGAGGCCTTTCTGGCTTCGTACGCCAGATCCAGGTACATCACCATGAACGTACCGGTTTCCGCATCCACCCCCAGCAGGGCGATCATGCCGACCCAGACGGCCGGGCTCATCGGGTAGCCCAGAAGGTACAGGCTCCAGATCGCTCCTATAGCGGAGAAGGGTACGGCCAGGAGGACGAGCGCCGTCCTGCCGAGCGAGCCGGTGTTCCAATACAGAAGGATTGCGATGAGCAACAGCGTCAGCGGAACCACCTGCCTGAGCCGCTGGCTCAACCGCTGATACGACTCATACTGGCCGCTCCACAGCAGCGTATAGCCGCCTGGCAGCTTGAGTTTGGCCCCCAGGAGAGCTTCCGCTTCGGCGACGTACTCTTGCGGATCGCGGCCTTCGAGGTCGATGTAGACATAGCCGGTCAGCAGCCCATTCTCGTCGCGAATCATGGCTGGGCCCTGCGTAGTCTGAACCCTGGCCAGTTGGCCCAGTGGTACGCTCTTGCTGCCTTCCCCTCCGCTGACCGGCACGCGGCGCAGGGCGTCCAAATCCTCGCGCCAGTCCCGCGGCAGGCGCACGTTTACCGGGTAGCGGGCCCGGCCCTGGATCACCGTTGTGACATTTTCGCCACCGATAGAGTTCTCTACAGCGACCTGCGCGTCTTCCATGTTGATGCCAGCGGCGGCGAGTTCCCGGCGATCCCAGTCGATATCCACATACCGGCCGTCGTTGACACGCTCGGCAAAGACGCTGCGCGTCCCGGCTACGGGTCTCAATACCTCCTCGGCTTGCGCACCCAGATCCTGAATTACCTGCAAGTCGGCGCCGGAGATCTTCAGTCCGAGGGGGCTTCGCATGCCGGTGGCCAGCATGTCGATACGCCCTCGGATGGGCATGGTCCAGGAATTTGCAATACCGGGCAGGCGCAACGCGGTATCCAGTTTGCCAATTAGTTCCTTCTGGGACATGCGATCGGAAGTGATGCGCCGGAACAGCGGCTTGAGCCAGGCGGGCGCCCACGATGTGTACCACGTGGGCTGTTCCGGCCACTGTTCACGAGGCTTCAACACGACCACCGTTTCCAGCATCGATAGCGGCGCGATGTCCGTGGCGGTATCGGCTCGCCCGGCCTTGCCAAGCACCTGGGCGATCTCCGGCATTCTCCGCAAGCGCGCGTCGGTGAGCTGAACAAGGCGCTTCGCCTGAGCAATTGAAATGCTGGCCACCGTTGATGGCATATACAGCAGCACTCCCTCGTCCAGGGGCGGCATGAATTCAGAACCCAGGCGCCAGCAAAGCGGCGCTGTGAGCGCGGCGGCGGCTAGAATCGCCGCCAGGATGATGCCTTTCCGGTTCAAGGCATGAATCAAAGCGGGCTCGTAGAGGCGGATGAGAGTCCGGCTGAGGGGATGATGCTCCTCGTTGCGAACTCTGCTGCTAAGCAACGAGGCCATGCACCGGCCCGCCCTCCCGCCATGCCAATGCCGGCGCCCGAGGCGCGCAAACATCAGCCGGAGTGCCGGATCCAAAGTGATGGTCAGGAAGGCCGCGATCAGCATAGTCAGGCTTTTTGCGTAAGCCAGCGGGTGGAACAACCGACCCTCCTGGCCATCCAGCGCGAACACCGGCAGGAACGCGACCGCCATGATCAGCAAGGCAAAGAACGCCGGACGCGCCACTTCCTTCATGGCGCGGACAATCACGGCATCCTGATCGCCCACCGAGCCGGCTTCCTGCCACTCCTCCAGCCGCTTGTGGGTCTGTTCGACCACAACGATTGCAGCGTCGACCAATGCTCCGGTCGCAATGGCGATGCCTCCCAGGGACATGACGTTCCAGGAAAGTCCCAGCAGGTGAAAGGGGCCGGCCACGGCCAGCACTGTCAGCGGGATCGTCAGGATGGGGATGATGGCACTTGCGGGATGCCAGAGAAACAGCAAAACGACCACCGCTACCGTAATGGCAATCTCCAACAAGGTCGTTCGCAAATTGTCGATGACGCGGCCGATCAGCTCCGAGCGGTCGTACACAGGCACGATGCGCACACCCGCCGGCAGGCCCGTTTGGATCTGTTCGAGCTTCATCTTAACGCCCCGTATCACATCCAGCGCGTTCGCGCCCTGGCGCATGATGACGATTCCGGAGACCGTCTCTCCCCGGCCGTTGAGGTCAGCCAGGCCGCGCCGTATCTCAGGTCCTCTGGCCACCGTTCCAACGTCCTTCAATCGGACCGAACCCGTGCCTTCGCCGTCCGACACCACGACCTCTTCCAGGTCCTCTGGATTCTTCAGATAACCGCGGCCGCGCACCATGTACTCAGATCCGCCGAACTCCAGCAACCGGCCGCCCGTCTCGATGTTGCTGCGCCGAACTGCCTCCACGATTTTTGACATCGGCAAGCCGAGGGCGCGCAACCGGGCCGGATCGACGGTCACCTGGTACTGCGAAGTAAATCCGCCCACGGCGGCGACCTCGGCCACGCCAGGCACGGAACGCAGGTGATAGCGAAGAAAGAAGTCCTGCGTCGAGCGCAGTTCCGCCGGCGTCCGTTTGCCGGAGGCGTCGGTTACGGCGTACTGATAGATCCACCCCAGGCTTGTTGCGTCGGGCCCCAACTCCGTCCTGACGCCGGGCGGCAGGCTGGAGATGGCTCCGGCGAGATACTCCTGGGTGCGCGAGCGCGCCCAGTACAGATCAGTTCCATCCTCGAAGATCACATAGACAAAGGAGTACCCAAAGTCAGAGATGCCCCGTACTGCCTTGACCTTCGGCGCGCCCAGCATGGCGGTGACGATGGGGTAAGTTACTTGGTCCTCGATGAGGTCCGGACTGCGATCCCAACGCGAGTACAGGATCACCTGGGTCTCACCGAGGTCCGGCAGGGCGTCGAGCGGGATCCGTCCCATGCTCCAGCAGCCCCACATCGCCAGGGCGAGAACCCCGCCCGCCACGGTTCCCCGCCGGCGGGCCGAGAAGTCGATGATCCGGTCAATCATGCGCGTTGCCCGTGGCCCGGGTGAGTAGGATTCCGTGCGCTGTTTCGAACTTCCGTTTGCATTGTTCCGAGCAGAAGTAGTGGAGAGCCCCTCTCCACTGCACCGTCCGGGCGCCGGCAACCGTGATCGCCATGCCGCAGGAGAGATCCGTCACCATTTGCACTTCCCGGCCCGGTTCCGCCTTTGGATGGACTGGCTGCTTCAGGCGGCTCTCGGAATCGAGCAGGAACGCGCCGGCGGTCACGACCCGTTCGTCGAGGCGCAATCCGCTTCTGACCTCGACACGGCCGCGATCCTGCCTGCCGGTTTCAATGGCTCGCAACTCATACTGGCCGTCACCGCGAGCCACAAATGCCCGATTTCCTGAGCCTGAGTTCAGTACGGCGTCGGCCGGCAGCGTTGGGTTTGTACCGGCGGGCCAATCGAGGACAACACTCACCACCATTCCGGGCACAAGCCTGCGATCCGGGTTGTTGACCTCCAGTCGCACGCGCCCCGTACGTCCTTCCTGGTCGAACTGGGGAGCCACGGATGCGGCCTTCGCCTCGATTGGCGCAGTTCCGTCCAGCAGCACCTTTGCGCCCTGAACACTTCCACTCGCGGGGGTTTCGCGGCTGGAGAGTTCGGCCAGCACCCACACGCGGGAAAGGTCGGCAATGCGGTACAGTTGGTCCCCTTTCATGAAGCGCTGTCCGACAGCGACGTTCCGCTCGATAATCTGGCCGGCTGCCGGTGAGGTCAGATCGATGTCGAGCATCTCCTGGCGGGTTCTCTCCAACTCCTCGATCTGTGCATCGCCCATGCCCGCGAAGCGCAAGTCATTCCTCGCTGTAGAGAGTTGACGTGCCGCCAGGGCGGACTGGCCCGGCTCGGCAGTAGCTTGTTTGCGAAGCCTCTCGGAAGACTCCAGCGCATAAACATAGGCCTGTTGCGGGGAGGCGAGATCCCGTCCATAGAAGGAGGCCAGTGGCTGACCTTGTTTTACACGGGTGCCCGTTTCGCCCGAGTAAACCCGGCGCACCCAGCCGTCCACTCCGGCTGAGACCCCAAATGTCAGTGCTTCGTCCGGGACCACTCGTCCAGCGGTCCGAATCTCCCTTGTTCCGGCGGGTTGCATCGTTTCTGTTTCGAGCTGGATGACCTGTTCCTGCTCGGGCGTGAGGCGCACACTGCCTGGGCTCATGGCGGACGTTGCGGTGGGGCGGCCGTCCGAATAGACAGGTTCCAGGTCCATGCCGCAATCCGGCGCGGTACCTGGCCTGTCTGAGCGGTATTGCGGATGCATGGGGTCAACGTAGTAGAGGGCTTTGCGCCCGATACCCGATGTGGCGGCCGCTCCGGGATGGCTGGTTGCGCGTCCTGCAAAGAAGGCTACAACCACCATCCCGATTGCTGCCGGTACGGCTAACTTTCCGTGCCCGGCCGTGCGTCCTCCGAGTATGTGATCAGAACTATTGGACTTTAGAGCCACGGCGTACTCCCTGGCTTGAGATTGCGGTTCGGTCCGGTTGACTGCGTGCCTACTTCATCGCTATGCCATGCGGACGCGCTTTCCCCGTGGAGAAGGCCGTATTGAAATCGAGTTGGAAACGTGTGTCGTCCGTCAAGGTGTCGTGGGTCACCTTCACAACGTGGACTTTGTGGTCGCCCT encodes the following:
- a CDS encoding ABC transporter permease, with protein sequence MTHVPMWRRWARMFGADPARDVEDELQFHLLMKVDDLVEQGWPRDEARKEAERLFGDLRSVRAMGEQMGQEMQRSKDRRDYWGEFGQDLRYALRTLRKERGFAIISVLILALGIAANTTVFSVVNAVLLRPLPFPESQNLAWLRADRGMDEQGKATAGLSAVTYTVAAFEEYQQHNKSFQSVTGFNPFYGSSEYTMTGRGEPRPVVAVMVAENFFPLLGVRPMLGRHFVHEECVKGGRLAALVSESMWRNQFGADPGLIGQTITLSKMAYTVVGVLPASFDFGAVFAPGQRMELFIPAPMAEIRNWGNTISMFGRLKPGVTVAQAQAEADVLFPQLREAHKDWYSDYASTVTGLKEFVSGKLKRSLVMLWCAVGLILLIVCVNLSNLQMARAAARSKEFAVRSALGAGRARLCRQLLTESFVLASAGGLLGLGMAYGLTFYFAHQDSIALPLLSSVTLDWVAVAWTMGIALSAALVFGLVPGLRLYSGNVQEALRSSGQGMTTGRRHERMRSTMVVSEMALACVLLIGSGLLLRSFLKVLDVDLGFQPSRAAVIKIDFDDGGKLERRGPIVQEILRNIKEIPGVESAGIVDMLPLGRNRSWGLTAKGMQYPKGTEIGAIVRIVTPGYLGVMGMRLRTGRDFTWSDGPKSDSVVIINEAASRYYWRGEDPMSRPASINGRQAKVIGVIADVRENTLEDTADPEMYLTTTQADPEGAELVIRTSQRLESLAPAIMRTLRTLNPGQPAAELRPLQHIVDRAASPRRFFVMLVTSFALLGLVLASLGIYGVISYSVTRQTQEIGIRMALGASGGQVQAKVIGNALRLAVAGAALGAVGSFVIARSIATLLYGTEPSDPLTFVGVILMLCSVALAAGYIPARRASRIHPMTALREG
- a CDS encoding efflux RND transporter periplasmic adaptor subunit, yielding MVVVAFFAGRATSHPGAAATSGIGRKALYYVDPMHPQYRSDRPGTAPDCGMDLEPVYSDGRPTATSAMSPGSVRLTPEQEQVIQLETETMQPAGTREIRTAGRVVPDEALTFGVSAGVDGWVRRVYSGETGTRVKQGQPLASFYGRDLASPQQAYVYALESSERLRKQATAEPGQSALAARQLSTARNDLRFAGMGDAQIEELERTRQEMLDIDLTSPAAGQIIERNVAVGQRFMKGDQLYRIADLSRVWVLAELSSRETPASGSVQGAKVLLDGTAPIEAKAASVAPQFDQEGRTGRVRLEVNNPDRRLVPGMVVSVVLDWPAGTNPTLPADAVLNSGSGNRAFVARGDGQYELRAIETGRQDRGRVEVRSGLRLDERVVTAGAFLLDSESRLKQPVHPKAEPGREVQMVTDLSCGMAITVAGARTVQWRGALHYFCSEQCKRKFETAHGILLTRATGNAHD
- a CDS encoding alpha/beta hydrolase, which codes for MPACRSGRAVPLFSVLAIAACALSAQTAERPALPPLPAPIGVPKPGPVTDAPYAPQPILQGGVVVPLYPPGSPFLKMDRVREAEQYNLSQTVPGRINSIVNIHNPSIEVHTVDRSINTGAAVIVVAGGGHNTLNVGSEAADFVPFFYNYGINTVILRNRLRRDGYNPQTEAVYDTLQAIRLVRAYAKEWNLDPNRIGVMGFSAGAELTAAAAVRFDEFDKANNAAGDPLAGITSRPDFDGIIYPGPSPFAKNRVAPAIPRNVSPAFLVCGGSGDRVHAIWAMEYYNAMLALGVPNIEMHLYGNGRHPGDPLPDGTRMTGGLTDRNHTPFGTWQFRFIDWFRDLGFLQKPGVETKAAHDVAVFVTQPPIVDRPATAPAKP
- a CDS encoding efflux RND transporter permease subunit, with product MIDRIIDFSARRRGTVAGGVLALAMWGCWSMGRIPLDALPDLGETQVILYSRWDRSPDLIEDQVTYPIVTAMLGAPKVKAVRGISDFGYSFVYVIFEDGTDLYWARSRTQEYLAGAISSLPPGVRTELGPDATSLGWIYQYAVTDASGKRTPAELRSTQDFFLRYHLRSVPGVAEVAAVGGFTSQYQVTVDPARLRALGLPMSKIVEAVRRSNIETGGRLLEFGGSEYMVRGRGYLKNPEDLEEVVVSDGEGTGSVRLKDVGTVARGPEIRRGLADLNGRGETVSGIVIMRQGANALDVIRGVKMKLEQIQTGLPAGVRIVPVYDRSELIGRVIDNLRTTLLEIAITVAVVVLLFLWHPASAIIPILTIPLTVLAVAGPFHLLGLSWNVMSLGGIAIATGALVDAAIVVVEQTHKRLEEWQEAGSVGDQDAVIVRAMKEVARPAFFALLIMAVAFLPVFALDGQEGRLFHPLAYAKSLTMLIAAFLTITLDPALRLMFARLGRRHWHGGRAGRCMASLLSSRVRNEEHHPLSRTLIRLYEPALIHALNRKGIILAAILAAAALTAPLCWRLGSEFMPPLDEGVLLYMPSTVASISIAQAKRLVQLTDARLRRMPEIAQVLGKAGRADTATDIAPLSMLETVVVLKPREQWPEQPTWYTSWAPAWLKPLFRRITSDRMSQKELIGKLDTALRLPGIANSWTMPIRGRIDMLATGMRSPLGLKISGADLQVIQDLGAQAEEVLRPVAGTRSVFAERVNDGRYVDIDWDRRELAAAGINMEDAQVAVENSIGGENVTTVIQGRARYPVNVRLPRDWREDLDALRRVPVSGGEGSKSVPLGQLARVQTTQGPAMIRDENGLLTGYVYIDLEGRDPQEYVAEAEALLGAKLKLPGGYTLLWSGQYESYQRLSQRLRQVVPLTLLLIAILLYWNTGSLGRTALVLLAVPFSAIGAIWSLYLLGYPMSPAVWVGMIALLGVDAETGTFMVMYLDLAYEARKASGRLRTRSDLRQAILGGAVRRIRPKFMTVATMFIGLVPVLWSTGTGSEVMKRIAAPMVGGLASSFLIELIVYPVLYDLWKSRQLPDAGAFSGGWHTPPFEVLAETGHTSVSHSTQGAVSSGD